One part of the Tenacibaculum sp. 190130A14a genome encodes these proteins:
- a CDS encoding SRPBCC family protein, translating into MKILKYILLLLLVLIVLGLIYVGTYDGKYDVKRSKVIKAPIAHAFNTVNDLKTWEKWGPWHDEDSTIVVTYGENTVGVGASSSWTSKDGPGSMKTIAIEPNKAIQQEISFMDNDPGGIYWNFEEVEGGTKVTWGMTAEKSPFMFKAIAAMVGGWDNMLGPMEEKGLDNLERVTVASIPEAPKFSLGNVSTTDVGGKVFIGYPHKVKIDHENMTKLFMQDMPKAGIHAAKAGLKLGDYTPGAVFSKYDETTNETEFYIGLLLNTKLAPAEGMQVINLPKGKAVTISKFGNYGVGDQEAHVAIDNYIIANELERTWPIWELYVNDPSKVSPDKIQTDIYYPLK; encoded by the coding sequence ATGAAAATCTTGAAGTACATTCTACTATTGCTACTTGTATTAATTGTTTTAGGTCTTATTTATGTAGGAACCTATGACGGAAAATATGATGTAAAAAGAAGTAAAGTTATCAAAGCACCTATTGCACATGCTTTTAACACAGTAAACGATTTAAAAACATGGGAAAAATGGGGGCCATGGCACGATGAAGACTCAACAATTGTAGTTACTTACGGAGAAAATACTGTAGGAGTTGGCGCTAGCAGTAGTTGGACCAGTAAAGACGGACCAGGAAGTATGAAAACCATTGCCATAGAACCTAATAAAGCTATTCAACAAGAAATATCATTTATGGATAATGATCCAGGGGGTATTTATTGGAATTTTGAAGAAGTTGAAGGCGGAACAAAAGTTACTTGGGGAATGACTGCTGAAAAATCTCCATTCATGTTTAAAGCCATTGCAGCTATGGTTGGCGGTTGGGATAACATGTTAGGCCCAATGGAAGAAAAAGGTTTAGATAATTTAGAAAGAGTTACTGTAGCAAGTATTCCCGAGGCTCCAAAGTTTTCTTTAGGAAATGTAAGCACTACCGATGTGGGTGGTAAAGTATTTATAGGTTACCCACATAAAGTAAAAATCGACCATGAAAACATGACTAAATTATTTATGCAAGATATGCCTAAAGCAGGTATACATGCAGCTAAAGCAGGTTTAAAACTAGGAGACTATACTCCTGGAGCTGTTTTTTCTAAATATGATGAAACTACCAATGAAACTGAGTTTTATATAGGCTTATTATTAAATACTAAATTAGCTCCTGCTGAAGGAATGCAAGTAATTAATTTACCTAAAGGTAAAGCAGTTACTATTTCTAAATTTGGTAATTATGGTGTTGGTGATCAAGAAGCTCATGTAGCCATAGATAACTATATTATTGCCAATGAACTTGAAAGAACATGGCCAATATGGGAACTTTATGTCAATGATCCTAGTAAAGTAAGTCCAGATAAAATTCAAACAGATATATACTATCCTTTAAAATAA